The following coding sequences are from one Granulicella sp. L56 window:
- a CDS encoding proline dehydrogenase family protein yields MLIALSQNKRLRAFSERSAMGRKLSGRFIAGMAVNDALAACQHVNSEGIAVSLDSLGESVTTEVEARASAAIYHHLLDAIHERGWNANVSVKLSQMGMDFDPGLAERVVGEIVEHAAATGCFVRIDMESSAYTEATIAITERLAARYPGCVGTVLQAYLYRTAEDTERLLGQGIRIRLCKGAYKEDSAVAFPTKAEVDANYVRLMKRMVTFSQNGKGVFCGIATHDETIIEEMLAFVRTNKVPQNAFEFQMLYGIRRDLQRELAADGFGVRVYIPFGPEWYPYFMRRLAERPANLLFLLQNFFRA; encoded by the coding sequence GTGCTGATTGCTCTGTCTCAAAACAAGAGGCTGCGGGCCTTCTCCGAGCGTTCCGCAATGGGGCGCAAGCTCTCCGGAAGATTTATCGCCGGCATGGCGGTCAACGACGCACTTGCCGCCTGCCAGCATGTAAACAGCGAAGGCATCGCGGTCAGCCTCGATTCGCTGGGCGAAAGCGTGACCACCGAGGTCGAAGCCCGCGCCTCCGCTGCCATCTATCACCACCTGCTCGACGCGATTCACGAGCGCGGATGGAACGCCAACGTAAGCGTCAAGCTCTCGCAGATGGGCATGGACTTCGATCCCGGGCTGGCCGAGCGTGTCGTCGGCGAGATCGTCGAGCATGCCGCTGCTACGGGCTGCTTTGTCCGCATCGACATGGAATCGTCAGCCTACACCGAGGCCACCATCGCCATCACTGAGCGGCTGGCGGCACGTTATCCCGGCTGCGTGGGTACGGTGTTGCAGGCCTATCTCTATCGCACGGCCGAAGACACCGAACGCTTGCTGGGGCAGGGAATTCGCATTCGCCTGTGCAAGGGAGCGTATAAGGAAGACTCAGCCGTCGCCTTTCCCACCAAGGCCGAGGTCGATGCCAACTACGTTCGTCTGATGAAGCGGATGGTCACCTTCTCGCAGAACGGCAAAGGCGTCTTCTGCGGAATCGCAACTCACGACGAGACCATCATCGAGGAGATGCTGGCTTTCGTTCGCACCAACAAGGTGCCGCAGAACGCATTCGAGTTCCAGATGCTCTACGGAATACGCCGCGACCTGCAACGCGAACTGGCGGCAGATGGATTCGGCGTCCGCGTCTATATCCCCTTCGGCCCCGAGTGGTACCCCTACTTCATGCGCCGCTTGGCCGAACGCCCCGCCAATCTTCTCTTCCTGCTCCAGAATTTCTTCAGAGCCTGA
- a CDS encoding NHL repeat-containing protein codes for MRFEISLRGIAVAFGLGASLVLAGCGSGGIPPGATGAGSTAGTGSASGTSSGSGTSSGTGSGSGTGTSSGTGSGTGTSSGTGSGIPSGTGSGSSSGSSSIALTGLVHSGAQPISGASVDLYVAGTSGYGTGSTSLLSGSVTTDSDGKFSMAGSYTCPSANAQVYVVASGGDAGAGDNSSSVLMAALGNCSNLGSGAVADVSEISSVASVYALSQFMKPGTMAVGTSSTNVRGLVNAFSTVNNLLDPSTGTARATTPAGNGTVPQSTINALANIMAACVATKGNGACPQLFALAAPAGGIAPTDTLSALLDIALNPGNNVAKLAALQPATKVFQPALAGAPSDWTLSIEYSGGGLDLPQLLAVDGSGNIWVPNAGYPGTLSEFSPTGEPLSGASGFSGGGLSNPQAVAVDITGDIWTANQGNASVSKHSSAGTPLSGASGYTATGLSNPVAIALDAAGDVFTANPQNNSVTKLNPAGALAAQFTNGALDAPYAVAIDASQNVWIANSELGTNSLSKFSNTGSVMSGNGYTGGGISQPVGIALDNAGDAWVANFNQASVSKMTSAGLALSGAGYATPAEVSAVAIDGDNTIWTANTDGSVSRLSASGASISPPNIGYISAAATAEVGIALDASGNVWTTDNFVNSIFEYIGAAAPTVTPLQLAVKNKTIGTRP; via the coding sequence ATGCGTTTTGAGATCTCCCTCCGCGGGATCGCCGTTGCATTTGGCCTCGGGGCAAGTCTTGTTCTGGCAGGTTGCGGATCAGGTGGAATTCCGCCAGGAGCCACAGGGGCCGGTTCAACTGCCGGCACAGGCTCCGCCTCTGGCACAAGTTCAGGTTCAGGCACAAGCTCCGGCACAGGTTCAGGTTCAGGCACTGGTACAAGCTCCGGTACAGGTTCCGGTACAGGCACAAGCTCTGGTACAGGCTCAGGCATCCCGTCCGGCACAGGTTCAGGGTCGAGCAGCGGCAGTTCGAGCATCGCGCTTACCGGCCTGGTGCACAGCGGGGCGCAGCCCATTTCAGGAGCATCCGTTGACCTCTACGTGGCAGGCACGTCAGGCTACGGTACTGGCTCAACCTCTCTTCTTAGCGGTTCCGTCACCACGGACAGCGATGGAAAATTCAGCATGGCGGGCAGCTATACCTGCCCGTCGGCAAACGCTCAGGTCTATGTCGTCGCCAGCGGCGGCGATGCAGGCGCGGGCGATAACAGCAGCTCCGTCCTGATGGCGGCGCTGGGCAATTGCAGCAACCTCGGCAGTGGAGCGGTTGCCGATGTCAGCGAGATCTCCTCGGTGGCTTCGGTCTATGCGCTGTCTCAGTTCATGAAGCCGGGAACCATGGCGGTAGGAACCAGCAGCACCAACGTTCGCGGACTGGTGAATGCCTTCTCCACAGTGAACAATCTCCTCGACCCGTCGACGGGTACGGCCCGCGCAACGACGCCCGCCGGAAACGGCACCGTACCGCAATCGACGATCAACGCTCTGGCCAACATCATGGCAGCCTGCGTCGCGACCAAGGGCAATGGAGCCTGTCCGCAACTGTTTGCGCTGGCCGCTCCAGCAGGCGGCATAGCTCCCACGGATACGCTGTCAGCGCTGCTCGACATCGCGCTCAACCCCGGCAACAACGTGGCGAAGCTCGCCGCGCTTCAGCCCGCGACCAAAGTCTTTCAGCCTGCACTCGCAGGCGCGCCCTCCGACTGGACGCTCAGCATCGAGTACAGTGGCGGCGGCCTCGATCTGCCGCAGCTTCTGGCAGTCGACGGCTCAGGCAATATCTGGGTGCCAAACGCCGGCTACCCGGGAACCTTGAGCGAGTTCAGCCCGACAGGCGAACCGCTCTCCGGTGCCAGCGGCTTCAGCGGCGGCGGTCTCAGCAATCCCCAAGCCGTGGCCGTGGATATTACAGGAGATATCTGGACGGCAAACCAGGGGAATGCAAGCGTTAGCAAGCATAGCTCCGCAGGGACACCGCTTTCTGGCGCTTCGGGCTATACCGCAACCGGATTGAGCAACCCGGTTGCAATCGCTCTCGATGCGGCGGGCGATGTCTTTACCGCAAATCCCCAGAACAATTCGGTCACGAAACTCAACCCTGCCGGGGCACTGGCCGCTCAGTTCACCAACGGCGCTCTTGATGCTCCTTATGCCGTAGCCATCGATGCCTCGCAAAATGTTTGGATTGCAAACTCAGAACTGGGCACCAACAGTCTGTCGAAATTCAGCAATACAGGTTCCGTCATGAGCGGGAATGGCTATACCGGAGGTGGGATATCGCAACCGGTCGGCATTGCGTTGGATAACGCTGGAGATGCATGGGTGGCAAACTTCAATCAGGCATCGGTCAGTAAAATGACCAGCGCGGGACTGGCCCTGTCAGGCGCAGGCTATGCGACTCCGGCTGAGGTCAGCGCCGTCGCGATTGATGGCGACAACACAATCTGGACGGCAAACACGGACGGCTCCGTCAGCCGCTTGTCCGCATCGGGAGCCAGTATTTCGCCCCCTAATATAGGCTATATTTCGGCTGCGGCAACCGCCGAGGTGGGCATCGCGCTCGATGCGTCCGGCAATGTCTGGACCACGGACAACTTCGTCAACAGCATCTTCGAGTACATCGGCGCGGCTGCGCCCACGGTGACGCCGTTGCAGCTCGCAGTCAAAAACAAGACCATCGGCACGCGACCCTAA
- a CDS encoding HU family DNA-binding protein — protein sequence MTKADLVDKVTALGDLTRRDGEVIVDTLFEAVIGALKSGDKIEIRGFGSFRTRQRNARTGRNPKTGEKVDVPAKRVPFFKPSKELRDSVNPSGNKGLKAAPDTKHIDPHHPPAM from the coding sequence ATGACCAAAGCAGACCTCGTAGACAAAGTGACCGCCCTTGGCGACCTCACCCGCCGCGATGGGGAGGTCATCGTCGACACCCTCTTCGAGGCCGTCATCGGCGCTCTCAAGTCCGGCGACAAGATCGAGATTCGTGGCTTCGGGAGCTTTCGCACCCGTCAGCGCAACGCCCGCACCGGACGCAATCCGAAGACCGGGGAGAAGGTCGATGTCCCGGCCAAGCGCGTTCCCTTCTTCAAGCCGTCGAAAGAGCTGCGCGACTCAGTCAATCCGTCCGGCAACAAAGGACTGAAGGCTGCCCCAGACACCAAGCACATCGATCCTCACCATCCTCCTGCGATGTAA
- the sppA gene encoding signal peptide peptidase SppA — protein sequence MPEDFVPQPPPPPPPYAAAPAQPYAPPYQGYSPQYAPPRRRSPWFYIGIIAGSIAAVVLLFTFMVWMTVRSATGTAGLDLGGGSRIAVIDINGVILSPDDIDTQLRKFGDDSSVKAIILHINSPGGGAAASQEIYHEVLRVRQEDHKKIIASVESVGASGAYYIASGCDKIYANDASVVGSIGVIMEWTNYGDLMHWAKLKSVVIHAGELKDAGDPSRDATPKEQAYFQSLVDNMYGQFIHDVATGRHSTDDKIKPLATGQVWTGEQALPLGLIDKVGGFRTALIDTARSVGISGEPNIVRPPKNKGGLLALLNGDADDLFSNPGQILNHAPGFYFMWK from the coding sequence ATGCCGGAAGATTTTGTACCTCAGCCACCGCCTCCTCCTCCTCCTTATGCCGCCGCCCCTGCGCAACCTTATGCCCCGCCGTATCAGGGATACTCTCCCCAATACGCCCCTCCGCGGAGGCGCTCGCCGTGGTTCTACATCGGCATCATTGCAGGCTCGATTGCAGCCGTCGTCCTGCTGTTCACCTTTATGGTCTGGATGACGGTGCGCTCGGCCACGGGGACGGCGGGCCTCGATCTGGGAGGCGGAAGCCGCATCGCCGTCATCGATATTAACGGCGTCATCCTGTCGCCGGACGATATCGACACCCAGCTTCGCAAGTTCGGCGATGACTCTTCAGTCAAAGCCATCATCCTGCATATCAACTCCCCCGGGGGCGGCGCCGCGGCCTCGCAAGAGATCTATCACGAGGTACTGCGCGTCCGGCAGGAAGACCACAAAAAGATCATCGCCTCGGTCGAGTCGGTGGGCGCGTCCGGCGCCTATTACATCGCCAGCGGATGCGACAAGATCTACGCCAATGACGCTTCGGTCGTCGGCTCCATCGGCGTCATCATGGAGTGGACCAACTACGGCGACCTGATGCACTGGGCGAAGCTGAAGAGCGTCGTCATCCACGCCGGAGAACTGAAGGACGCGGGCGATCCCAGCCGCGACGCCACGCCCAAGGAGCAGGCCTACTTCCAGTCGCTGGTCGACAATATGTACGGGCAGTTCATCCACGACGTCGCCACTGGCCGCCACAGCACCGACGACAAGATCAAGCCACTGGCCACCGGGCAGGTCTGGACTGGCGAACAGGCGCTTCCGCTCGGCCTGATCGACAAGGTTGGAGGCTTCCGCACCGCCCTGATCGACACCGCGCGCAGCGTGGGAATCTCCGGCGAACCGAATATCGTGCGCCCGCCCAAGAATAAAGGCGGGTTGCTGGCCCTGCTGAATGGGGATGCCGACGACCTGTTTTCCAACCCCGGGCAGATCCTGAACCACGCTCCCGGCTTTTACTTTATGTGGAAGTAA
- a CDS encoding PAS domain S-box protein, giving the protein MNALHVKDEVLRIEALNQYEVLNSAPDPILDDITRLAAQVCESPIAAVSLIANDRIWLKSRFGAHAPDVALGSLPCETTILGDTLYEIRDARADPNYTPNGILLEGRHYHFYAGVPLITPGGINIGALFVLDFTVRALTPEQSSALGILARQVITRLELCSRIRQIDRAARYRQRVESALTVERNFVSAVLDTVGALVAVFDPAGRIVRFNRACETASGYDFTTLVGRYPWDKLIPRHEIPEAIEDFERLRSGDFPATFENQWLHRDGSLRRIAWTATALRDAQGQITFIIATGIDVTTQRAAESTLRESESRYRLLIEGSLGMVCTHDLRGVLLSVNTHGAQTIGRTVAEMVGHSLEEFIVPDRKPLLKEYLELIAQTGEAQGFLHLAHTDGETRVVAYRNKLILSPGRAPYVLGFGVDITEQVKVEGRLRTLTNQSDSILESVGDGIYGLDLEGRVTIVNPAAAQMLGYRQSEILGRRMHELIHHTRADGTPYPSEESPIRKSLSLFDTVRVSDEIFWRKDGTSFPVDYVARPQLDSQMLDYGKVKAIGVVVAFTDTTERHALNRMKDEFISTVSHELRTPLTSVRGALGLLHGEVLSERPEKARQMLEIAINNSDRLIRLVNDILDLERIGSGKDELQRVMCDIEELMRRSASIQQAEIPKPQVHLSFDARGVGVWADPDRILQTFNNLISNAIKFSYPGGAIHLTAHNLDENEAIIEVSDQGRGVPADKLETIFERFHQVDASDSRALGGTGLGLAICRSIVTQHGGRIWATSNPVRGTTFHFTLPTRPANNLL; this is encoded by the coding sequence ATGAATGCTCTCCATGTCAAAGACGAAGTCCTGCGAATCGAGGCCCTCAATCAATATGAGGTGCTCAACTCTGCGCCGGATCCGATCCTCGATGACATCACCCGGCTGGCCGCGCAGGTGTGCGAATCGCCCATTGCGGCGGTCTCGCTCATCGCCAACGACCGAATCTGGCTGAAGTCGCGCTTCGGGGCTCATGCACCGGATGTTGCGCTGGGCAGCCTGCCCTGCGAGACGACCATTCTCGGCGACACCCTCTACGAGATTCGTGATGCGCGGGCCGATCCCAACTACACGCCCAACGGCATCCTGCTCGAAGGCCGCCACTATCACTTCTATGCCGGTGTGCCGCTGATCACGCCGGGCGGAATCAATATCGGGGCGTTGTTCGTCCTTGACTTCACCGTTCGTGCACTCACGCCGGAGCAATCGTCGGCGCTGGGTATTCTTGCCCGGCAGGTCATCACACGGCTCGAACTCTGCAGCAGGATTCGCCAGATCGACCGCGCGGCGCGCTATCGGCAACGCGTCGAATCTGCACTGACGGTCGAGCGCAACTTCGTCTCGGCGGTGCTCGATACGGTCGGCGCGCTGGTCGCGGTCTTCGATCCCGCGGGCCGCATCGTCCGCTTCAACCGCGCCTGCGAGACCGCCTCCGGCTATGACTTCACCACGCTGGTCGGTCGCTATCCCTGGGACAAGCTCATTCCCCGTCACGAGATTCCGGAGGCCATTGAGGACTTCGAACGGCTGCGCTCCGGCGACTTCCCTGCCACCTTTGAAAATCAATGGCTGCACCGCGATGGCAGCCTTCGCCGCATTGCGTGGACAGCCACCGCGCTGCGCGATGCACAGGGTCAGATCACCTTCATCATCGCCACGGGCATCGACGTCACCACGCAACGCGCCGCCGAATCTACGTTGCGCGAGAGTGAATCCCGTTATCGCCTGCTCATCGAAGGTTCGCTCGGCATGGTGTGTACGCACGACCTGCGCGGCGTTCTGCTCTCGGTCAATACCCACGGCGCACAGACCATCGGGCGAACGGTAGCCGAGATGGTCGGCCATTCACTTGAAGAGTTCATCGTTCCCGACCGCAAGCCCCTGCTCAAGGAGTATCTCGAACTGATCGCCCAGACTGGCGAGGCGCAGGGGTTCCTTCATCTCGCCCATACCGACGGCGAAACCCGCGTCGTCGCCTATCGCAACAAGCTCATCCTTTCGCCGGGCCGCGCGCCTTACGTGCTCGGCTTTGGCGTGGATATCACCGAGCAGGTCAAAGTCGAAGGCCGCCTTCGTACGCTTACCAATCAATCGGATTCCATTCTCGAGTCGGTGGGCGACGGCATCTATGGGCTCGACCTCGAAGGCCGGGTGACCATCGTCAACCCCGCAGCCGCGCAGATGCTGGGCTACCGGCAGAGCGAGATTCTGGGCCGCAGGATGCACGAGCTGATTCATCACACCCGCGCCGACGGCACACCCTATCCGAGCGAAGAATCGCCCATCCGCAAGAGTCTCTCCCTCTTCGATACAGTGCGCGTCTCCGACGAGATTTTCTGGCGCAAGGACGGCACCAGCTTCCCGGTCGACTATGTCGCCCGTCCTCAGCTCGATTCGCAGATGCTCGACTACGGCAAGGTCAAGGCCATCGGCGTCGTCGTCGCCTTCACCGATACCACGGAGCGCCATGCCCTGAACCGCATGAAGGACGAGTTCATCTCCACCGTCTCCCACGAGCTGCGGACTCCGCTCACCTCTGTTCGCGGAGCGCTGGGACTGCTCCATGGCGAGGTACTGTCCGAGCGTCCCGAGAAAGCACGGCAGATGCTCGAGATCGCCATCAACAACTCCGACCGCCTCATCCGGTTGGTCAACGACATTCTCGATCTCGAGCGCATCGGCAGCGGCAAAGACGAGTTGCAGCGCGTCATGTGCGATATCGAGGAGTTAATGCGGCGTTCTGCCAGCATTCAGCAGGCGGAGATCCCAAAGCCGCAGGTCCACCTTTCGTTCGACGCAAGGGGCGTCGGTGTCTGGGCCGATCCCGACCGCATTCTTCAGACCTTCAACAACCTCATCTCGAATGCCATCAAATTTTCGTATCCCGGTGGCGCGATTCACCTCACCGCGCACAACCTCGACGAGAATGAAGCCATCATTGAAGTCAGCGATCAGGGCCGCGGTGTTCCCGCCGACAAGCTGGAGACCATCTTCGAGCGCTTCCACCAGGTGGACGCATCGGACTCGCGCGCGCTCGGCGGCACCGGGCTGGGGCTGGCTATCTGTCGAAGCATCGTGACCCAGCATGGAGGCCGCATCTGGGCCACCAGCAATCCCGTCAGAGGCACAACCTTCCACTTCACGCTGCCTACACGGCCTGCAAATAATCTTCTCTAA
- a CDS encoding DUF4440 domain-containing protein — protein MQRLSSLGIGLVLCAAVALPLAAQTGPGPVPTAPGFDALAKPTPTISSPFVEPTLSPGVLLLLELDGKFQQAVAAGGGKAFASWFADDAVTLNNGRPAVMGRAAIAAQAQWDPKTYQLTWTPQGAQMGPSSDMGFTWGHYEGHSKDKNGQPVVISGRYFTVWKKVADGSWKVAMDASADEPAAAGECCTLPKP, from the coding sequence ATGCAGCGCCTATCGAGTCTTGGCATTGGTCTTGTTCTATGCGCGGCGGTCGCGCTTCCTCTGGCGGCGCAGACAGGTCCCGGTCCGGTCCCCACTGCTCCGGGCTTCGATGCTCTGGCCAAGCCGACACCCACTATTTCCAGCCCGTTCGTCGAGCCGACACTCTCCCCCGGCGTCCTGCTTCTGCTGGAGCTTGACGGCAAGTTTCAACAGGCAGTCGCGGCAGGTGGTGGCAAGGCGTTCGCCAGCTGGTTCGCCGATGACGCTGTGACCCTCAACAATGGCCGACCTGCGGTGATGGGCCGCGCCGCTATTGCAGCACAGGCGCAATGGGATCCTAAAACTTATCAACTCACCTGGACTCCGCAGGGAGCCCAGATGGGGCCATCGAGCGACATGGGCTTTACCTGGGGGCACTACGAAGGCCATTCCAAGGACAAGAATGGCCAGCCGGTCGTCATCTCCGGACGCTACTTCACGGTGTGGAAAAAAGTGGCCGATGGAAGCTGGAAGGTCGCCATGGATGCGAGTGCCGATGAGCCCGCAGCTGCAGGCGAATGCTGCACTTTACCCAAGCCGTAA
- the acs gene encoding acetate--CoA ligase yields MDAIPFFDREYGGFCVASSVEHTNLDSSLRENRVFAPPAEFAAKAHVKSLEQYEAMYRRSVEQPEEFWAEAASELEWFAPWNKVLDGEGKDAKWFVGGKLNLSHNCVDRHALGTRKDKVALLWEGEPGEVRRLTYGDLHEQVQRFANVLKGLGIKRGDRVAIYMGMCPELAIALLGCARIGAIHSVIFGGFAAHAIVDRVNDSQCVAVLTQDTSYRRGGEVKLKAIVDEALEKCPSVKNVVVYRRSGSEIKMKEGRDLWWDEAMLQAEKECAPEWMDAEDPLYLLYTSGTTGKPKGLVHTTGGYSVQTYLTSKYVFDLREEDVYWCTADIGWVTGHSYVVYGPLQCGATVMMYEGAPNWPECDRFWKIIDDHKVTVFYTAPTAIRAFTKWGNQWVEKHSLDSLRLLGTVGEPINPESWMWYHREIGKERCPIVDTWWQTETGAIMIAPIPGAVPAKPGSATRPFFGIVPEVVTKSGEPVPDGQGGLLVIRKPWPSMARTIYGDPQRYEEAYWSEIPGSYFTGDGARRDVDGYFWLMGRVDDVINVSGHRLGTMEVESALVAHAKVAEAAVVGRPDEMKGQAIAAFVTLESGYEASEELRQELRQWVAKEIGALARPDDLRFTDALPKTRSGKIMRRLLRELAATGEVKGDTTTLEDFAVISKLREGEE; encoded by the coding sequence ATGGATGCTATACCTTTTTTCGATAGGGAATATGGAGGTTTTTGCGTGGCATCGTCTGTTGAACATACGAATCTGGATTCGAGCTTGAGAGAAAACCGGGTATTTGCGCCGCCAGCGGAGTTTGCGGCCAAGGCTCATGTAAAGAGTCTGGAGCAGTATGAGGCGATGTATCGCCGCAGCGTCGAACAGCCAGAGGAGTTCTGGGCGGAGGCTGCGTCGGAGCTGGAGTGGTTCGCTCCGTGGAACAAGGTTCTCGACGGTGAGGGCAAAGATGCGAAGTGGTTTGTCGGCGGCAAGCTGAACCTGTCGCACAACTGCGTCGATCGTCATGCGCTGGGAACGCGCAAGGACAAGGTTGCGCTGCTATGGGAGGGCGAGCCCGGCGAGGTGCGTCGGCTGACCTATGGCGATCTGCACGAGCAGGTGCAGCGGTTTGCGAATGTGCTGAAGGGGCTCGGCATCAAGCGCGGCGATCGCGTTGCCATCTATATGGGCATGTGTCCCGAGCTTGCGATTGCGTTGCTGGGATGCGCGCGCATCGGCGCGATTCATTCGGTGATCTTCGGCGGATTTGCCGCTCATGCGATTGTGGACCGCGTGAACGACTCGCAGTGCGTCGCCGTGTTGACGCAGGATACGAGCTATCGTCGCGGCGGCGAAGTGAAGCTGAAGGCGATTGTCGATGAGGCATTGGAAAAGTGTCCTTCGGTGAAGAACGTTGTGGTGTATCGGCGTTCAGGCTCCGAGATCAAGATGAAGGAAGGCCGCGACCTCTGGTGGGACGAGGCCATGTTGCAGGCAGAGAAAGAGTGCGCGCCGGAGTGGATGGACGCGGAAGACCCGCTGTATCTGCTGTACACGTCGGGCACGACGGGCAAGCCCAAGGGGCTTGTCCACACGACCGGCGGCTACTCCGTGCAGACGTATTTGACCAGCAAGTATGTCTTTGATCTGCGCGAGGAAGATGTCTACTGGTGCACGGCGGATATAGGTTGGGTGACCGGGCACAGCTATGTGGTGTATGGCCCGCTGCAGTGCGGCGCGACGGTGATGATGTACGAAGGCGCTCCTAACTGGCCGGAGTGTGATCGCTTCTGGAAGATCATCGACGACCATAAGGTGACCGTCTTTTATACGGCGCCGACGGCGATTCGCGCATTTACCAAGTGGGGAAATCAGTGGGTTGAGAAGCACTCGCTCGATTCGCTGCGACTGCTCGGAACGGTCGGCGAGCCCATCAATCCCGAGTCGTGGATGTGGTATCACCGCGAGATCGGCAAGGAGCGCTGCCCGATTGTGGATACATGGTGGCAGACGGAGACAGGCGCGATTATGATCGCACCGATTCCGGGAGCCGTGCCTGCGAAGCCGGGTTCGGCGACGCGTCCATTTTTCGGAATTGTTCCCGAAGTAGTTACAAAATCTGGCGAGCCGGTTCCCGACGGACAGGGCGGCCTGTTGGTGATTCGCAAACCCTGGCCTTCGATGGCTCGAACGATCTACGGCGATCCGCAGCGGTACGAAGAGGCCTACTGGAGCGAGATTCCGGGGAGCTACTTCACCGGCGACGGCGCACGGCGCGATGTCGATGGCTACTTCTGGCTGATGGGGCGCGTCGATGACGTCATCAACGTCAGCGGCCACAGGCTCGGAACGATGGAGGTCGAGTCGGCACTCGTGGCCCACGCTAAAGTCGCTGAGGCCGCCGTCGTAGGCCGTCCCGATGAGATGAAGGGGCAGGCGATTGCCGCGTTCGTCACGCTTGAATCCGGCTACGAAGCCAGCGAAGAACTGCGGCAGGAGCTGCGGCAATGGGTCGCCAAGGAGATTGGCGCGCTGGCGCGACCCGACGACCTGCGGTTCACCGATGCTCTGCCGAAGACACGGAGCGGCAAGATTATGCGGCGGCTGCTGCGTGAACTGGCGGCCACAGGCGAGGTGAAGGGCGACACAACGACGCTCGAAGACTTTGCTGTGATTTCGAAGCTGCGCGAAGGGGAGGAGTAA
- a CDS encoding dolichyl-phosphate beta-glucosyltransferase translates to MSHPQLSIVIPAYNEGARIEAALERVSSCIAARGWDAEILVVDDGSKDNTAAIVQRWMEANPRLHLIQNPGNKGKGYSVRNGLLQAAGEVVMFTDADLSAPMEEAERLIAALADGADVAIGSRWMDRTRQTIHQPLYRQFFGRCFNWVTRAVMGLPFKDTQCGFKAFKRSAAQTIFRLQTIERWGFDPEILFIARKLKYVVREVPVTWGHDERSRMSYLKDGLKMLEDMAKIRGNSLAGRYDEAIAAMKDTSTMVTAPVEHVTKVSAELR, encoded by the coding sequence ATGTCGCATCCCCAGTTAAGTATTGTTATTCCGGCCTATAACGAGGGAGCGCGCATCGAAGCCGCGCTCGAACGAGTTTCTTCCTGTATCGCAGCGCGAGGGTGGGACGCCGAAATCCTGGTGGTGGACGACGGTTCAAAGGACAATACAGCGGCGATTGTGCAGCGTTGGATGGAAGCGAATCCGCGCCTTCACCTGATCCAGAATCCCGGCAACAAGGGCAAGGGCTACTCCGTGCGCAACGGCCTCTTGCAGGCTGCGGGCGAAGTCGTAATGTTTACCGATGCCGACCTCTCCGCTCCCATGGAAGAGGCAGAGCGTCTGATCGCTGCTCTGGCCGACGGTGCCGATGTCGCCATTGGTTCGCGCTGGATGGACAGGACCCGGCAGACGATCCATCAGCCGCTCTATCGCCAGTTCTTCGGGCGATGTTTCAACTGGGTCACGCGCGCTGTGATGGGCCTGCCCTTCAAGGACACGCAGTGCGGCTTCAAGGCCTTTAAGCGGTCTGCGGCGCAGACGATCTTCCGCTTGCAGACCATCGAGCGCTGGGGCTTCGATCCAGAGATTCTCTTCATCGCCCGCAAATTGAAGTATGTCGTGCGCGAGGTTCCCGTCACCTGGGGCCACGACGAGCGGAGCCGCATGAGCTATCTGAAAGATGGCCTCAAAATGCTGGAAGACATGGCCAAGATTCGCGGCAACTCACTCGCCGGCCGCTACGACGAGGCCATCGCCGCGATGAAGGACACCAGCACCATGGTCACCGCCCCAGTGGAGCATGTGACCAAGGTGAGCGCCGAACTCCGCTGA